The Streptomyces nitrosporeus genome includes a window with the following:
- a CDS encoding NtaA/DmoA family FMN-dependent monooxygenase (This protein belongs to a clade of FMN-dependent monooxygenases, within a broader family of flavin-dependent oxidoreductases, the luciferase-like monooxygenase (LMM) family, some of whose members use coenzyme F420 rather than FMN.), translated as MSATAKKQVHLAAQLPGIHNVTVWSDPRSGSQIAIDSFIRLAQTVERGRFDFFFLAEGLRLREHKGEVYDLDIAGRPENLTVLSALAAVTTHLGLVATVNATFNEPYEVARRFATLDRLSGGRAGWNVVTSYDAFTGENFRRGGFLPEADRYTRAAEFLTVARKLWDSWSESDLKADAVAGEFATSGAGRFAHRGQHFDISGRFTTPPGPQGHPVIVQSGESDAGREFAASDAEVIFSKHNRIDVAREFYRDVKRRLATYGRRPEDLLILPTANAIVADTDEEAAAYAQEVSRELVSPQTAIAHLEAVWGRDLSAYDPDGPLPGIEPEDDAHFLKGHSVFRKGRAETARQWRRLAEERNLSIRELVIEVGGRQTFVGSPRTVADAIDDYVQTGGADGFVLVPHLTPGGLDDFVDRVVPILQEKGVHRDDYTGTTLRDHLGLSAAPRPAGWGGPGRPPLGAASARPEGETR; from the coding sequence TCCGCCACCGCCAAGAAACAGGTGCATCTCGCAGCGCAGCTGCCCGGCATCCACAACGTGACCGTCTGGTCGGACCCGCGCTCCGGGAGCCAGATAGCCATCGACTCCTTCATACGTCTCGCGCAGACCGTCGAACGCGGCAGGTTCGACTTCTTCTTCCTTGCCGAAGGACTGCGGCTGCGCGAGCACAAGGGGGAGGTCTACGACCTGGACATCGCGGGACGGCCGGAGAACCTGACCGTGCTGAGCGCCCTGGCCGCCGTCACCACGCACCTGGGCCTGGTCGCCACGGTCAACGCCACCTTCAACGAGCCGTACGAGGTGGCGCGCCGGTTCGCCACCCTGGACCGGCTCAGCGGCGGCCGGGCCGGCTGGAACGTGGTCACCAGCTACGACGCCTTCACCGGCGAGAACTTCCGCCGGGGCGGCTTCCTCCCCGAGGCCGACCGCTACACCAGGGCCGCCGAATTCCTCACAGTGGCAAGGAAGTTGTGGGACAGCTGGTCGGAAAGCGATCTGAAGGCCGACGCGGTGGCGGGCGAGTTCGCCACCTCCGGAGCCGGCCGCTTCGCCCACCGGGGGCAGCACTTCGACATCTCGGGCCGGTTCACCACCCCGCCGGGACCGCAGGGCCACCCCGTGATCGTCCAGTCCGGCGAGTCGGACGCGGGCCGCGAGTTCGCCGCGTCCGACGCCGAGGTCATCTTCAGCAAGCACAACCGGATCGACGTGGCGCGGGAGTTCTACCGGGATGTGAAGCGGCGCCTGGCCACTTACGGCAGGCGCCCCGAGGACCTGCTGATCCTCCCCACCGCCAACGCGATCGTCGCCGACACCGACGAGGAGGCCGCCGCGTACGCGCAGGAGGTCAGCCGCGAGCTGGTCAGCCCGCAGACGGCGATCGCCCACCTGGAGGCGGTCTGGGGCCGCGACCTGTCCGCGTACGACCCGGACGGGCCGCTGCCCGGCATCGAGCCCGAGGACGACGCCCACTTCCTGAAGGGGCACTCGGTGTTCCGCAAGGGCCGGGCGGAGACGGCGCGGCAGTGGCGCAGGCTCGCGGAGGAACGGAACCTCTCCATCCGGGAGCTCGTCATCGAGGTCGGCGGGCGGCAGACGTTCGTCGGCAGCCCGCGGACGGTCGCCGACGCCATCGACGACTACGTCCAGACCGGGGGCGCCGACGGTTTCGTCCTCGTGCCCCACCTGACCCCCGGCGGCCTGGACGACTTCGTGGACCGGGTGGTGCCGATCCTTCAGGAGAAGGGGGTCCACCGCGACGACTACACCGGTACCACCCTCCGGGACCACCTCGGGCTGTCCGCCGCGCCCCGCCCGGCCGGGTGGGGCGGCCCCGGGCGGCCCCCGCTCGGCGCGGCGTCCGCGCGGCCGGAAGGAGAAACCCGGTGA
- a CDS encoding LLM class flavin-dependent oxidoreductase yields MTGTPDPTGTPDPTAVTNPTGATDPTGATDPTGATGTRGATGPEDAPAAAPGTTAAPLHLAVALDGAGWHPAAWREEGARPGELLDAVYWAGLVAEAERGLIDFVTFEDALGLQSAAFHLPDDRTDQVRGSIDAVLLAAHLAPLTTHIGLVPTTNVTHTEPFHLAIGIATLDHASRGRAGWRPQISSRAADAAHFGRRTTPQLTEDDVTDPESVSQPLRALFSEGAEAVEAARRLWDSWEDGAEIRDAATGRFLDRDKVHHIDFRGSGFSVKGPSITPRSPQGQPLVVSLAHATVPYEFAALSSDVVAVTPHDRPGAAAILAQVAEAVERTGRDVTERPLRTFADLVVFLDDEPGVAARRKARLDETAGAEFVSDAEIFTGTPTGLADLLLDWHSTGLDGFRLRPGTLPHDLTAITRSLVPELQRRGAFRTEYASTTLRGHLGLARPVSRYGRAG; encoded by the coding sequence ATGACCGGCACCCCCGACCCGACCGGCACCCCCGACCCGACCGCCGTCACCAACCCGACCGGCGCCACCGACCCGACCGGCGCCACCGACCCGACCGGCGCCACCGGCACCCGCGGCGCCACCGGCCCGGAGGACGCCCCGGCCGCCGCCCCGGGCACAACCGCCGCCCCCCTGCACCTGGCCGTCGCCCTCGACGGCGCGGGCTGGCACCCGGCGGCCTGGCGGGAGGAGGGCGCCCGGCCGGGTGAGCTCCTCGACGCCGTGTACTGGGCCGGCCTGGTGGCCGAGGCCGAGCGGGGCCTGATCGACTTCGTCACCTTCGAGGACGCGCTCGGCCTCCAGTCCGCCGCCTTCCACCTGCCCGACGACCGCACCGACCAGGTCAGGGGCAGCATCGACGCGGTACTGCTCGCCGCCCATCTCGCCCCGCTCACCACGCACATCGGCCTGGTCCCGACCACCAACGTCACCCACACCGAACCGTTCCACCTCGCCATCGGCATCGCCACCCTCGACCACGCGAGCAGGGGCCGGGCCGGCTGGCGTCCGCAGATATCGTCCCGCGCGGCCGACGCCGCGCACTTCGGCCGCCGGACCACGCCCCAGCTCACCGAGGACGACGTGACCGACCCCGAGTCGGTCTCCCAGCCGCTGCGCGCGCTCTTCTCGGAGGGCGCCGAGGCGGTGGAGGCAGCCCGGCGGCTCTGGGACAGCTGGGAGGACGGAGCGGAGATACGGGACGCGGCGACGGGCCGCTTCCTCGACCGCGACAAGGTCCACCACATCGACTTCCGGGGCTCGGGCTTCAGCGTGAAGGGCCCGTCGATCACCCCGCGTTCCCCCCAGGGCCAGCCTCTGGTGGTGAGCCTCGCGCACGCCACCGTCCCGTACGAGTTCGCCGCCCTCAGCTCCGACGTCGTCGCCGTCACCCCGCACGACCGGCCGGGCGCGGCGGCGATCCTCGCCCAGGTCGCCGAGGCGGTGGAGCGCACCGGCCGTGACGTGACGGAACGCCCGCTGCGGACCTTCGCGGACCTCGTCGTCTTCCTGGACGACGAACCGGGCGTCGCCGCACGGCGCAAGGCCCGCCTGGACGAGACGGCCGGAGCGGAATTCGTCTCGGACGCCGAGATCTTCACCGGCACACCGACCGGACTGGCCGACCTCCTCCTGGACTGGCACTCCACCGGCCTGGACGGCTTCCGTCTCCGCCCGGGCACCCTCCCGCACGACCTCACGGCGATCACCAGGAGCCTGGTCCCGGAGTTGCAGCGGCGCGGGGCCTTCCGTACGGAGTACGCGTCCACCACGCTACGCGGACACCTGGGGCTGGCCCGCCCCGTCAGCCGCTACGGCAGAGCCGGCTGA
- a CDS encoding acyl-CoA dehydrogenase, with the protein MRVARDLGDDLATDALDRDRAGKPPYDEVARLRDSGLQAALVPPGTAAGGTEAGMDWEDACAIVRRIAAADGSMGELLGRHHVLSWSARFFAAPDRVGELEARAVRERWLWAGDTGATGADGASRPRDDGACLLLTRTAGGLRLNGVRTLPTAVDVADRLVLDAFCTGTGESRVVLVDPHHPGVGRVPLSDRLGQRLAGAGTVRFDDVPIGVDDVLGTAAHDEYAVAPFAAVAPLALRLMLTHVVLGVAQGALAEARDLSRVASHARPGGGGEGLLAPPPGADADLLLTVGELVLAVHSASAVTGHATSALAETLRAGRAPDAEQLADTAALVAAAEAVTVKAALSIGERVLDITGAEGLDRFWRNIRVLADRGPAGPALRAIGDHFLHCDAATSARWT; encoded by the coding sequence ATGCGTGTCGCCCGCGATCTCGGGGACGACCTGGCAACGGACGCGCTGGACCGCGACCGGGCGGGCAAGCCGCCCTACGACGAGGTGGCACGGCTGCGGGATTCCGGTCTGCAGGCCGCCCTCGTGCCGCCCGGCACGGCGGCCGGCGGGACGGAGGCCGGGATGGACTGGGAGGATGCCTGCGCCATCGTGCGCCGGATCGCGGCCGCGGACGGCTCGATGGGCGAACTCCTCGGCCGGCACCACGTGTTGTCCTGGAGCGCACGGTTCTTCGCCGCCCCTGACCGCGTGGGCGAACTGGAGGCCCGCGCCGTGCGCGAGCGGTGGCTGTGGGCCGGCGACACGGGCGCGACCGGCGCGGACGGGGCCTCCCGCCCTCGCGACGACGGTGCCTGTCTCCTCCTCACCCGCACCGCCGGGGGCTTACGCCTCAACGGAGTCCGGACCCTGCCCACGGCTGTGGATGTCGCCGACCGGCTGGTCCTCGACGCGTTCTGTACGGGTACCGGCGAGTCCCGTGTCGTCCTGGTCGACCCGCACCATCCGGGCGTCGGACGCGTTCCGCTGTCCGACCGGCTGGGCCAGCGGCTCGCCGGTGCGGGCACGGTCCGCTTCGACGACGTCCCGATCGGCGTGGACGACGTGCTGGGGACCGCCGCGCACGACGAGTACGCGGTCGCGCCCTTCGCAGCCGTCGCGCCGCTCGCACTGCGGCTCATGCTCACCCATGTGGTCCTGGGCGTGGCCCAGGGGGCGCTCGCGGAGGCACGGGATCTCAGCCGGGTGGCGTCCCACGCCCGGCCGGGAGGCGGCGGGGAGGGCCTTCTCGCTCCGCCTCCCGGAGCGGACGCCGACCTGCTGCTGACAGTCGGGGAACTGGTCCTCGCCGTCCACAGCGCGTCGGCGGTCACCGGGCACGCCACTTCCGCCCTGGCGGAAACCCTCCGGGCGGGCCGGGCACCGGACGCGGAGCAGCTGGCGGACACCGCCGCACTCGTGGCTGCGGCCGAAGCCGTCACCGTCAAGGCGGCCCTGTCCATCGGAGAGCGCGTCCTGGACATCACCGGTGCCGAGGGGCTCGACCGGTTCTGGCGCAACATCCGGGTCCTGGCGGACCGAGGGCCCGCCGGCCCCGCCCTGCGTGCGATCGGCGACCACTTCCTGCACTGCGACGCCGCCACGTCGGCGCGATGGACGTGA
- a CDS encoding winged helix-turn-helix transcriptional regulator — translation MARAPRRGPYICGIDAALDVVSGKWKGLILWELDAHRVRRFAELRRGLPGVSEKMLTQHLREMEEDGLVHRKVYAEVPPRVEYSLTEHGRTLNRALGPLGVWGIERIRREESETVDVAETPHG, via the coding sequence ATGGCCAGGGCGCCGAGACGCGGGCCTTACATCTGTGGCATCGATGCTGCGCTCGACGTGGTGAGCGGTAAGTGGAAGGGGCTGATCCTCTGGGAACTCGACGCCCACCGGGTACGCCGCTTCGCTGAACTCCGCCGTGGTCTGCCGGGGGTGAGCGAGAAGATGCTGACGCAGCACCTGCGTGAGATGGAGGAGGACGGTCTCGTGCACCGGAAGGTCTACGCCGAGGTGCCGCCGCGGGTGGAGTACTCCCTGACCGAGCACGGGCGCACACTCAACCGAGCGCTCGGGCCGCTCGGCGTCTGGGGGATCGAGCGGATACGGCGCGAAGAATCCGAAACGGTCGACGTGGCCGAGACCCCGCACGGGTGA
- a CDS encoding NAD(P)-dependent oxidoreductase yields MNERQNHTTGRNSAVTVIGLGPMGQAMTRTLLTAGHPVTVWNRTAGRADGVVADGATRAATPREAVEASDLVILSLTDYRAMYDILDNATASLAGRTLVNLSSDTPDRSREAAAWAAGHGAAFLTGGVMVPAPMVGAEAAHVYYSGRGQVLESHLAALTPLGTPKYLGEDPGLAQMMYQAQLAVFLTTLSGLMHATAMLGTAGVKAAEALPELLSSADSIGDILRAGEENPGTALDAGEHPGDLSTVTMMGATSDHIVETSTSLGLDLALPLAVQAHYRRAIGNGHGSDNWTRIIDSIREPR; encoded by the coding sequence GTGAACGAACGACAGAACCACACCACCGGACGAAACAGCGCTGTCACCGTGATCGGGCTCGGCCCGATGGGCCAGGCGATGACCCGCACCCTCCTCACCGCCGGCCACCCGGTCACCGTCTGGAACCGCACCGCCGGCCGGGCGGACGGCGTCGTCGCCGACGGGGCGACACGCGCCGCGACGCCCCGTGAAGCGGTCGAAGCGAGTGACCTCGTGATCCTCAGCCTCACCGACTACCGGGCGATGTACGACATCCTCGACAACGCCACCGCATCGCTCGCCGGCCGAACGCTGGTCAACCTGAGCTCCGACACCCCCGACCGCTCACGCGAGGCGGCGGCCTGGGCGGCGGGCCACGGCGCCGCCTTCCTCACCGGAGGTGTCATGGTCCCCGCGCCGATGGTCGGCGCGGAGGCGGCCCATGTCTACTACAGCGGCCGCGGCCAAGTGCTGGAGAGCCACCTGGCTGCGTTGACGCCGCTGGGAACACCCAAGTACCTGGGCGAGGACCCGGGCCTCGCCCAGATGATGTACCAAGCCCAACTCGCGGTGTTCCTCACCACCTTGTCCGGGCTGATGCACGCCACCGCGATGCTCGGCACCGCAGGAGTGAAGGCCGCGGAAGCGCTGCCGGAGCTGCTCTCCTCCGCCGACTCGATCGGCGACATCCTGAGGGCCGGTGAAGAGAACCCCGGCACCGCGCTCGACGCCGGAGAGCACCCCGGCGACCTCAGCACGGTCACCATGATGGGCGCGACGTCCGACCACATCGTCGAGACCAGCACGTCACTCGGCCTCGACCTCGCGCTCCCCCTGGCCGTGCAGGCCCACTACCGGCGCGCGATCGGGAACGGACACGGCAGCGACAACTGGACCCGCATCATCGACAGCATCCGAGAGCCGCGCTGA
- a CDS encoding RrF2 family transcriptional regulator: MRISARADYAVRAALQLAAASDAGPLKAEAIADAQEIPHKFLESILNDMRRGGVVLSQRGVNGGYRLAAPAESISIADVIRAVDGPLVSVQGVRPPELSYKGPAASLLPLWIALRANVRQILDGVSLADVVSGRLPADVVALAEAPAAWTNP; the protein is encoded by the coding sequence ATGCGGATCTCAGCCAGGGCGGACTACGCGGTGCGCGCCGCACTGCAACTCGCGGCGGCGTCCGACGCCGGACCGCTCAAGGCGGAGGCCATCGCGGACGCGCAGGAGATCCCCCACAAGTTCCTCGAGAGCATCCTCAACGACATGCGCCGGGGCGGAGTCGTGCTGAGCCAGCGTGGCGTCAACGGCGGCTACCGCCTGGCCGCACCCGCGGAGTCCATCAGCATCGCGGACGTCATCCGTGCCGTCGACGGTCCGCTGGTCTCGGTGCAGGGGGTGCGCCCGCCCGAGCTCTCGTACAAGGGCCCCGCCGCGTCGCTGCTCCCCCTGTGGATCGCGCTGCGGGCCAACGTCCGCCAGATCCTGGACGGAGTGTCCCTCGCCGATGTCGTTTCGGGCAGGCTGCCGGCCGACGTCGTGGCGCTCGCCGAGGCCCCGGCCGCCTGGACGAATCCGTAG
- a CDS encoding helix-turn-helix transcriptional regulator produces MESMAGAVVGREREQEVLAGFVRDPAGRALLLRGDAGVGKSALLEHTVRLASGGGYRVIRAAGVETESELPFAGLHQFLYPLLPCVEELDEARRRAVEVVFGRSGSAPPSVMGLGTAVLDLLALAASRNPLLLLLDDGQWLDASSTQVCGFVGRRLAGIPVKLVVGLRSGVPSGFDTAALSELPVGPLSEAASGQLLDTHHAGLGPRIRRLVLEEAQGNPLALLELPSYVRGTERRRDLDSVFGYTGVPLSQRLQHVYGARIVSCGAAVRAELLRGALDGAGAGMAADRTRGTRYRMVDVGEAAACGLLDVDPLRGDYVFRHPLVRSTVVQTATPDERRAAHGALAHLHRDDLERRAAHLAAATVDPDEEVACALEAAAESATRRGGAVAAVAWLSRAAELSGSPKERSRRLGDAAYIAGHSGLLGQAQQLIHSETGSGDHDSPASVVASGYAALFEDGDVRSSRRQVVAAIEGIRDAGVRGPDDVLTRLVDLLLVIDQYAGDAVTWERAHELLASLGDSVSSRSRIYQDAWGDVVRRGAGLHERVERAFTGLRRPEPWDITRLGVAAYHVDTLSQYRQRIQRAVDREVETGAVADAMTMLHLIMLDQIAVGEWDEAERTGRYCLEVTTTHRHALFVHHTRAYLGLLAALRGDTGRARESQATVDAWARPRGVGFLTQIAAATGTAAALAEGDYEAAYLHASGITPPGVFTPYAHQASRTLLDLVESAVRTGRLEEARRHAAAAQDAGLPRISPRLALITYGALAMTAPDTAEAHRMYHRAETHPAAFHFPFELARIRLAHGTRVRHSQGRGAARRALLLAVEAFERLGASTWADRARAELHAAGGPQRTASADLAVLTWQERRIADLAAGGLTNKEIGERLHLSPRTVSSHLYRAFPKLGITSRAALRDALGRLPGGREG; encoded by the coding sequence ATGGAGTCGATGGCCGGGGCCGTGGTCGGCCGGGAGCGGGAGCAGGAGGTGCTGGCCGGCTTCGTGCGGGATCCGGCGGGCAGGGCTCTGCTCCTGCGGGGTGACGCGGGTGTGGGCAAGAGCGCCTTGCTGGAGCACACCGTCCGCCTGGCAAGCGGGGGCGGGTACCGGGTGATCCGTGCGGCCGGTGTCGAGACCGAGTCGGAACTCCCCTTCGCCGGTCTGCACCAGTTCCTGTATCCGCTGCTGCCCTGCGTCGAGGAGCTGGATGAGGCCCGTCGGCGCGCTGTCGAGGTCGTCTTCGGCAGGAGCGGGAGCGCTCCCCCCTCGGTCATGGGTCTCGGGACAGCCGTACTCGACCTGCTCGCGCTCGCGGCGTCGCGGAATCCCCTCCTGCTCCTGCTCGACGACGGCCAGTGGCTGGACGCCTCCAGCACGCAGGTGTGCGGGTTCGTGGGGCGGCGGCTCGCCGGCATCCCGGTGAAGCTGGTCGTGGGGCTGCGCTCCGGTGTGCCCTCCGGTTTCGACACGGCGGCGCTGTCCGAGCTGCCGGTGGGCCCGCTCTCCGAGGCCGCCTCGGGGCAGCTCCTGGACACCCACCATGCCGGGCTCGGTCCCCGGATCCGCCGGCTGGTGCTGGAGGAGGCCCAGGGCAACCCGCTGGCCCTGCTGGAGCTGCCGTCCTACGTGCGCGGTACCGAGAGGCGACGCGACCTCGACTCCGTGTTCGGGTACACCGGCGTCCCGCTGTCCCAGCGCCTCCAACACGTCTACGGCGCGCGCATCGTGTCCTGCGGTGCCGCCGTGCGCGCGGAGCTGTTGCGCGGCGCCCTGGACGGTGCCGGAGCGGGCATGGCCGCTGACCGCACGCGAGGCACGCGCTACCGCATGGTGGACGTCGGGGAGGCCGCGGCCTGCGGTCTGCTCGATGTCGATCCGCTGCGCGGCGACTACGTCTTCCGTCACCCCCTGGTGCGTTCGACCGTCGTCCAGACGGCGACCCCCGACGAGCGCCGTGCGGCCCACGGGGCCCTCGCCCACCTGCACCGGGACGACCTGGAGCGGCGGGCCGCCCATCTGGCGGCCGCGACCGTGGACCCGGACGAGGAGGTCGCCTGCGCCCTGGAGGCGGCTGCGGAGTCCGCGACCCGGCGGGGTGGCGCGGTGGCGGCCGTGGCCTGGCTGTCCCGGGCCGCGGAACTGAGCGGGAGTCCCAAGGAACGGTCCAGGCGGCTGGGCGACGCCGCGTACATAGCCGGGCACTCGGGTCTGCTGGGCCAGGCCCAGCAGCTGATCCACTCGGAGACGGGGTCCGGTGACCACGATTCCCCGGCCTCGGTGGTCGCGTCCGGTTATGCCGCGCTCTTCGAGGACGGAGACGTACGGTCCTCGCGGCGTCAGGTGGTCGCGGCGATCGAGGGCATACGCGACGCCGGGGTGCGGGGGCCGGACGACGTGCTCACACGACTGGTGGACCTGCTCCTGGTCATCGACCAGTACGCCGGGGACGCAGTCACCTGGGAGCGGGCCCACGAGCTTCTCGCCTCCCTGGGCGACTCGGTGTCCTCGCGTTCGCGTATCTACCAGGACGCCTGGGGCGACGTGGTGCGGCGGGGCGCCGGCCTGCACGAGCGGGTGGAGCGCGCCTTCACCGGCCTCCGCCGGCCCGAACCATGGGACATCACCCGGCTGGGGGTCGCCGCCTACCACGTGGACACGCTCAGCCAGTACCGGCAGAGGATCCAGCGTGCCGTGGACCGCGAGGTGGAGACGGGGGCCGTGGCCGACGCCATGACCATGCTGCACCTGATCATGCTCGACCAGATCGCGGTCGGTGAGTGGGACGAGGCCGAGCGGACCGGACGGTACTGCCTGGAGGTGACGACCACGCACCGGCACGCGCTGTTCGTCCACCACACCCGTGCCTATCTGGGGCTGCTGGCGGCCCTGCGTGGCGATACCGGCCGCGCGCGGGAGTCGCAGGCCACGGTCGACGCCTGGGCCCGGCCCCGCGGCGTCGGCTTCCTCACCCAGATCGCCGCCGCCACCGGTACGGCCGCGGCGCTCGCCGAGGGGGACTACGAAGCCGCCTACCTCCATGCCTCCGGCATCACGCCTCCCGGTGTCTTCACGCCGTACGCCCATCAGGCATCCCGCACCCTTCTCGACCTCGTCGAGTCAGCCGTCCGCACCGGCCGCCTGGAGGAGGCCCGCCGGCATGCGGCCGCCGCACAGGACGCCGGCCTGCCCCGCATCTCCCCCCGTCTCGCCCTCATCACCTACGGGGCCCTCGCCATGACCGCCCCCGACACCGCCGAAGCACACCGGATGTACCACCGCGCCGAGACCCACCCCGCCGCCTTCCACTTCCCTTTCGAGCTGGCGCGCATCCGACTCGCCCATGGCACCCGCGTCCGGCACAGCCAGGGACGCGGGGCGGCCAGGCGGGCCCTGCTCCTGGCCGTCGAGGCCTTCGAGCGGCTCGGCGCGTCCACCTGGGCCGATCGGGCGCGAGCCGAACTCCATGCCGCCGGAGGGCCGCAGCGCACTGCGTCGGCGGACCTGGCGGTTCTGACCTGGCAGGAGCGCCGGATCGCCGACCTGGCCGCCGGCGGCCTGACCAACAAGGAGATCGGCGAACGGCTGCACCTGTCGCCCCGCACGGTCAGTTCCCACCTGTACCGGGCCTTCCCCAAACTCGGCATCACTTCGCGCGCCGCACTGCGCGACGCGCTGGGCAGGCTGCCCGGCGGCCGGGAGGGGTGA